From Grus americana isolate bGruAme1 chromosome 11, bGruAme1.mat, whole genome shotgun sequence, a single genomic window includes:
- the SLC25A20 gene encoding mitochondrial carnitine/acylcarnitine carrier protein: MAKQPQPISPVKNFFAGGFGGVCLVFVGHPLDTIKVRLQTQPKPQPGQPPLYSGTFDCFRKTLVGEGVRGLYRGMAAPIIGVTPMFAVCFFGFGLGKRLQQTKPDDILTYPQLFAAGMLSGVFTTVIMAPGERIKCLLQIQAATGETKYSGSLDCAKQLYREAGIRGVYKGTVLTLMRDVPASGMYFMTYEWLKNILTPEGKSVSDLSAPRILFAGGLAGIFNWAVAIPPDVLKSRFQTAPPGKYPNGFRDVLRELIREEGVASLYKGFTAVMIRAFPANAACFLGFEVAMKFLNWIAPGL; the protein is encoded by the exons ATGGCGAAGCAGCCGCAGCCCATCAGCCCCGTGAAGAACTTCTTCGCTGGCGGCTTCGGGGGCGTCTGCCTGGTGTTCGTGGGGCACCCGCTGGACACCATCAAG GTCCGACTGCAAACCCAGCCTAAGCCGCAGCCCGGTCAGCCTCCGCTCTATTCTGGGACCTTCGACTGCTTCAGAAAGACTCTTGTTGGAGAG GGAGTCCGAGGCTTATATAGAGGAATGGCAGCTCCTATTATCGGAGTGACACCTATGTTTGCTGTGTGCTTCTTTGGATTTGGCTTGGGAAAAAGACTCCAACAGACAAAACCTGATGACATTTTGAC ATATCCTCAGCTGTTTGCTGCTGGCATGTTGTCAGGAGTGTTCACAACAGTAATCATGGCTCCAGGAGAAAGAATCAAGTGCCTTTTACAG ATCCAGGCAGCTACGGGTGAAACTAAATACAGTGGCTCTTTGGACTGTGCAAAACAGCTGTACCGCGAGGCTGGGATTCGTGGCGTGTACAAGGGGACAGTGCTCACCCTCATGCGAG ACGTCCCAGCCAGCGGAATGTACTTCATGACGTACGAATGGCTGAAGAACATTCTGACCCCTGAGGGAAAGAG TGTGAGTGACCTCAGTGCACCTAGGATCCTCTTTGCTGGGGGCCTGGCTGGGATCTTCAACTGGGCAGTTGCCATTCCACCAGACGTGCTGAAATCCCGTTTCCAGACTG CTCCTCCAGGAAAATACCCAAATGGCTTTAGAGATGTGCTGAGAGAACTTATCAGAGAGGAAGGAGTTGCATCTCTGTATAAGGGCTTCACGGCTGTAATGATCAGGGCATTTCCAGCTAATGCG gcatgttttcttggttttgaagTTGCCATGAAGTTTCTTAACTGGATCGCACCAGGTCTATGA